From the genome of Bradyrhizobium sp. ORS 278:
CCTACAAGGTCGCCGCCGACGGTACGGTCGACTGGTACACCTACTCCGGATACCGCCGCTATCATTCCGAGTGCCACGTCTGCCACGGTCCCGACGGCATGGGATCGACCTACGCGCCAGCGCTCAAGGATTCGGTCAAGAACATGAGCTACGGCGATTTCCTCGGCGTCGTCGCCAGCGGCCGCAAGAATGTCAGCACCGCGCAGGAAAACGTCATGCCGGCGTTCGGCGACAATCCGAATGTGGCCTGCTACATGGACGACCTGTATATCTATCTTCGCGCCCGCAGCAATGACGCGGTGGGACGCGTCCGCCCGGCCAAGCACGAGGACAAGCCGCCAGCCTATACGGAAGCGGAAAACTCCTGCATGGGCAAGAAATGACCGACGAAGGCCGCGCTCTGGGCAGGGCCGCGGCCTTGAGAGACTGAAACAGGAGTTTGAGACATGAAGACGCGCGCCGCGGTCGCTTTCGAAGCCAAGAAACCGCTGGAGATCGTCGAGGTCGACCTCGAGGGACCGAAGGCCGGCGAGGTTCTGGTCGAGATCAAGGCGACCGGCATCTGCCACACCGATGCGTACACGCTCGACGGCTTCGACAGCGAGGGCATCTTCCCCTCGATCCTCGGCCATGAGGGCGCCGGTATCGTGCGTGAGATCGGGCCTGGCGTCACCTCGGTCAAGCCAGGCGACCACGTCATTCCGCTGTACACACCGGAATGCCGCCAGTGCAAGAGCTGCCTCAGCCGCAAGACCAATCTCTGCACCGCGATCCGCGCCACCCAAGGCAAGGGCCTGATGCCGGACGGCACCTCGCGCTTCAGCTATAAGGGCCAGACCATCTACCACTACATGGGCTGCTCGACCTTCGCCAACCATACCGTGCTGCCGGAGATCGCGGTCGCCAAGATCCGCGAGGACGCGCCGTTCGACAAGAGCTGCTACATCGGCTGCGGTGTCACCACCGGCGTCGGCGCGGTCGTGAATACGGCGAAGGTCACGCCCGGCGCGAATGTCGTCATCTTCGGCCTCGGCGGCATCGGCCTGAACGTGATTCAGGGCGCCCGGATGGCGGGAGCCGACAAGATCATCGGCGTCGACATCAACGACAGCAAAGAGGAATGGGGCCGCCGCTTCGGCATGACCCACTTCGTCAATCCGAAGAAGGTGACCGGCGACATCGTCCAGCACCTCGTCGCGCTCACCGATGGCGGCGCCGACTACACCTTCGACTGCACCGGCAACACCACCGTCATGCGCCAGGCGCTCGAAGCCTGCCATCGCGGCTGGGGCGAATCGATCATCATCGGTGTCGCCGAGGCCGGCAAGGAAATCGCGACCCGTCCATTCCAGCTCGTCACCGGACGGGTCTGGAAGGGCACCGCGTTCGGCGGCGCGCGCGGGCGCACCGACGTTCCCAAGATCGTCGACTGGTACATGAACGGGAAGATCGAAATCGACCCGATGATCACCCACACGCTCAAGCTCGAAGACATCAACAAGGGCTTCGACCTGATGCATGAGGGCAAGTCGATCCGTTCCGTCGTCGTGTTCTGACCCGAGCCACGCAAAACCGAGGAGGATTGCGCCATGACTGTCCACATTCATCCGTCCGTCGACCATGGAGTGAAACAAGGGAGCGGCCACTTCGCGGGCGGCACCCTGGTCTGCAAGTGCCACGATCGGCCGGTGAAGGTCGGCATCAAGGGCGACGTCGCGCACAACCATGCGTGCGGCTGCACCAAATGCTGGAAGCCGTCGGGCGCAACCTTCTCCGTCGTAGCCGTCGTGCCGCGGCAGAACGTCACGGTGCTCGAGAACGGCGACAAGTTGAAGATCGTCGATGCCTCGGCCGTGATCCAGCGCTACGCCTGCACGGGCTGCGGCACGCATATGTACGGGCGGATCGAGAACACGGGTCATCCGTTCTATGGCCTCGACTTCATCCATCCCGAGCTGTTCCAGGAGCAGGGTTCGGCAGCCCCAGGCTTTGCCGCCTTCGTCTCCTCGGTAATCGAATCGGGCGTGAAGCCGGAGCAGATGGGCGAGATTCGCGCGCGGCTGAAGGAGCTGGGGCTCGAGCCCTATGACTGCCTGTCGCCGGCGCTGATGGATGCGATTGCCACACATGTGGCGAAAGCAAAGGCGGCCTGACGGCCGCGGACTACCAAGCGTAACGACTGAAGCGTTCCTTCCTGAAGACTTGGTGCCTCGCCCGCCTTCGCGCTGGCGAGGCATTCTTTCTTGGTGGTGCATCTTGCCTTGGGGCCACCTGTCCGGCGCGCGCCACTGTTGCGCTTCGCGCTGCGGCGTCATGGATCTGCAATACTGCACCCGCACACGGCTGGCGCGCATGTCATCAGCACACGCGCCTGTGTAGTCCGACCTCCGTCCCGGTCTGTTATCATGAGAGACTTTCCGACAACTCTCAATTGATCCGGCGCGTGCATCCGGGACTTGTGGTCCCGCGCGCGTCCACCAGCGATCAGAACCAACGACCATTGGTCCGACAGAGCGAGGGCGATCATGATCAAGGTGAAAATCAACGGACAGGAGCAGAGCTGGGATGGCGATCCGAGCCTGCCGCTGTTGTGGTATCTGCGCGATGAACTGGGGCTCACCGGCTCGAAATATGGCTGCGGCCAGGCGTTGTGCGGCGCCTGCACCGTCATGGTCGACAAGGAGGCCGCGCGCTCCTGCATCACGGCGATCTCGGATGTCGCGGGTCGTGAGGTCACGACCATCGAGGGCCTGCATCCGACCGGCGACCACCCGGTGCAGAAGGCGTGGCGGCAGGTCAACGTGCCGCAATGCGGCTTCTGCCAGGCCGGGCAGATCATGCAGGCGGCCGCGCTGCTGAACGAAAATCCCAAGCCGTCGCATGACCAGATCCGGGACGCGATGTCCGGCAATATCTGCCGCTGCGGCTGCTATCAGCGCATCGAGAATGCGGTCCATCTGGCCTCGACGGGGGTGTGATCATGACCATCATCGCAAATCCGGACATCGCGAGTTCCAACTCGCGCCGCGGCTTCGAGCGGCATCTCAAGGTCGAGAACGTCTCGCGCCGCGCCATCTTGCAGACGCTAGGTCTCGCGGGCGGCTTCGTGCTCGCTGCGCCCCTGCTCTCGCGGCCCGCATTCGCCGCCTATGAGACCGGCGCCGGCAAGATGCCGCACGGCACCGTGGTCGATCCGAAGGTCTTCGTGTCGATCGCGCCCGACGGCATCGTCTCGATCCTGGCGCATCGCTCCGAGATGGGCACCGGCGTGCGCACCAGCCTGCCGCTGATCGTGGCCGAGGAGATGGAAGCCGACTGGACGAAGGTGCGCGTGGTGCAGGCGCCCGGCGACGAGGTGAAGTTCGGCAACCAGGACACCGACGGCTCGCGCAGCACACGGCACTATCTGTTGCCGATGCGCCAGATCGGCGCGATGGCGCGCGCGATGCTCGAAGCCGCTGCCGCCAAGAAACTTGGCGTGCCCGCAAGCGAGGTGAAGGCGGTCAACCACGAGGTCGTGCACAGCGCCAGCGGCAAGCGCCTCAGCTTCGGCGAGCTCGCGGCCGATGCGGCCAGCCAGCCGGTGCCCGCGGTCGACACCATCAAGCTGAAGTCGCCTGGTGATTTCCGCTATCTCGGCAAGGGCCAGGTCAGCATCGTCGATCTCCGTGACATCACCGTCGGCAAGGCGAGCTACGGCGCCGACGTCCGCCTGCCCGGCATGAAATACGCCGTCATCGCCCGGCCGCCGGTGACCGGCGGCAAGGTCAAGTCGTTCGACTCCGCCGAGGCGCTGAAAGTGTCCGGCGTCGAGAAGGTGCTCGAGGTCAAGGGCTGGCCGTGGCCATCGAAGTTCCAGCCGCTTGGTGGTGTCGCTGTCATTGCGCGCAACACGGGCGCTGCGATCAAGGGCCGCGACGCCCTGAAGGTCGAGTGGGACGACGGTCCCAATGCGGCCTACGACTCGGTCGCCTATCGCGCCGAGCTCGAAGCCGCTGCGCGACAGCCGGGCCTTGTCGTGCGCCAGGAAGGTGATGCCGAAGCGGCGCTGAAATCGGCCGACAAGGTGATCACCGGCGAGTACTACCTGCCGCATTTCGCCCATGCCAGCATGGAGCCGCCGGTCGCGGTCGCCGACGTCAAGGGCGACAAGGCCGAGATCTGGGCGCCGGTGCAGAGCCCCGGCGGCACCCGCGAGGACGTCGCCAAGACGCTGCAGATCCCGATCGAGAACGTGACCGTCAACGTCACCCTGCTCGGCGGCGGCTTCGGCCGCAAATCGAAATGCGACTTCGCGCTCGAAGCCGCCCTGCTCTCCAAGGAGCTGGGCGCGCCGGTGAAGGTGCAGTGGACGCGTGACGACGACATCCAGCACGATTTCCTGCACACGGTCTCGGTCGAGCGCATCGAGGCGGGGCTGGACAAGAGCGGCAAGGTCGTCGCCTGGCGTCACCGCAGCGTCGCGCCGACGATCCTGTCGACCTTCGCGGCCGGCGCCGACCATGCCGCGCCGTTCGAGCTCGGCATGGGCCTCGTCGACATGCCGTTCGAGATCGCCAACATCCAATGCGAGAACCCCGCCGCCAAGGCAATGACCCGCATCGGCTGGTTCCGCTCGGTCTCGAACATTCCGCGCGCCTTCGCCGTGCAGTCGATGGTCGGCGAGATCGCCGCCGCCACTGGCCGCGACCAGAAGGAGATGCTGCTCGAGCTGATCGGCAGTCCGCGCGTCGTCAAGCTCGCCTCGGTGAAGGATCTCTGGAACTATGGCGAGCCCTATGAGAGCTATCCGATCGACACCGGACGGCTGCGACGCGTTGTCGAGTTCGTCGCGGAGAAGGGCAATTGGGGCCGCAGCGTTCCCAAGGGCCACGGGCTCGGCATCGCCGCACATCGCAGCTTCGTCAGCTACATCGCCACCATCGTGGAGGTGTCGGTCGACGACAAGGGCAAGCTGACCGTGCATCAGGTCGACAGCGCGATCGACTGCGGTGTGTTCGTCAACCCGGAGCGCATCCAGTCGCAGCTCGAAGGTGCTGCGATCATGGGGCTGAGCCTCGCCAAATATGGCGAGGTCAGCTTTAAGAACGGCCGGGTGCAGCAGCGCAACTTCGACGACCATCAGGTGGTCCGGATCGACGAGGCGCCGCTGGTCACCAACGTGCACATCGTCCCGGCGGATGCCGAGACGCCGCCGAGCGGCGTCGGGGAGCCGGGCGTGCCGCCATTCGCGCCGGCGCTCGCCAACGCGATCTTTGCCGCCACCGGCAAACGGCTGCGGGCGCTGCCAATCGGCAACCAGCTCGCGACCTGACGGCCGCGACACGACGACGTCATCGGCCGGAGCAATCCGGCCGATGAGCGCCTCGACAGAGCTTTGATCTATCAGCGCCCGTAGCGCACCGAGGCATAGCGGCCGATCACCGCGCCACGGGTCTGTCCCGGCACACCAGCCACGCCATGCGGCGTGCTGCCGCAATCCTGGCGCAGCGGCGCCGGCGCAGGCTTCGTCGCAGCGGTCGCAGGCGGGTGGCCCTCGACGAGCTTGGTCACCAGCGAGCGCAGCCGCTGGTTCTCGATCTCCAGCTCCTTCAGATGCCGCAGGGCCGGACTGGTGAGACCGCCATAGCGCTGCCGCCAGCGATAGAAGGTGCGCAGCGACACGCCGGCCGTGCTGCAAATTTCGGCAATCGGAACGCCCGACTCCGCCTCGCAAAGCAGAACCAGGATCTCGTGCTCGGTGTGCAGGGAACGTCGCATGCTCATACACCCCCACGCGGCCAACACGACTATTCTCGCATGATTTCCATAAGCTTGATAGAGCGCCAGCGCATGGCGCTCGCGACCGCGCGCCGCATGCGCATGCGGCGAGAGCGGGCCACCGCGCCGAAGATGGCTCCTCAAGACCTGACGCCGCCGCCCCGCCAATTGTCAAAATTGACACAAGCCGCCGCGGCCCAACCGTTTTGCCAGGAGCGTAAGCAAGGCTGAACAGTTTTTGGCATTGCTCGATGCCGCGACCTGCCTTGAAATCAGCGCGCAGACCCGAGCCCGACGGAGACAGCCCATGTCCAAACGCCACGAGATTCCCGCGACGCATGAGAGCATGGTGTGGGGCTATCTCGACAGCACCACGCCGCCGGTGCTCGAGGTCGCCTCCGGCGATACGGTGACGCTGCATTCCTTCCCGGCCGGCGGCAAGGAGACCTTGCCCAAGGACCACAGCATCGTTCCGCCTGCGTACCTCACCGCGCTGGACACCATGATCCAGGGGCCGGGGCCGCATTTCATCACCGGCCCGGTCTATGTGAAGGGCGCACAGCCCGGCGACACGCTGCAGGTCGACATCCTCAGTTGCAAGGTCAGCCAGGACTGGGGCTTCGTCTCGATCCTGCCCTTGCTCGGCACCCTGCCCGACGAGTTCACCGACTACGAGACCATCCATCCGAAGGTCGATCACGAGCGCCAGGTCTGCATCATGCCCTGGGGCACCGAGATCGCGCTCGATCCGTTCTTCGGCATCATCGCGACAGCGCCGCCGCCGGCGTGGGGACGGTGCGGCTCTCCGGTGCCGCGCAGCTTCGGCGGCAACATGGACAACAAGGAGCTGCGGCCCGGCACGACGCTGTATCTGCCCGTGTTCAACGAGGGCGCGCTGTTCTTCGCCGGCGATGGCCACGGCGTGCAGGGTGACGGCGAGGTCTGCATCACCGCGCTCGAGACCGGCGTCACCGGCACCTTCCGCCTCACGGTACGCAAGGACATGGATATCACCTGGCCGTTCGCCGAGAACGCCACCCACCTGATGTCGATCGGCCTCGACGAGGATCTCGACGACGCCGCCAAGCAGGCGACTCGCGAGATGGTCAAGCATGTCTGCGCCCGCACCA
Proteins encoded in this window:
- a CDS encoding c-type cytochrome, methanol metabolism-related, yielding MTVAENAWAEGPGDASAVKSEDGKYFDKEGNPTYKVAADGTVDWYTYSGYRRYHSECHVCHGPDGMGSTYAPALKDSVKNMSYGDFLGVVASGRKNVSTAQENVMPAFGDNPNVACYMDDLYIYLRARSNDAVGRVRPAKHEDKPPAYTEAENSCMGKK
- a CDS encoding S-(hydroxymethyl)glutathione dehydrogenase/class III alcohol dehydrogenase, translating into MKTRAAVAFEAKKPLEIVEVDLEGPKAGEVLVEIKATGICHTDAYTLDGFDSEGIFPSILGHEGAGIVREIGPGVTSVKPGDHVIPLYTPECRQCKSCLSRKTNLCTAIRATQGKGLMPDGTSRFSYKGQTIYHYMGCSTFANHTVLPEIAVAKIREDAPFDKSCYIGCGVTTGVGAVVNTAKVTPGANVVIFGLGGIGLNVIQGARMAGADKIIGVDINDSKEEWGRRFGMTHFVNPKKVTGDIVQHLVALTDGGADYTFDCTGNTTVMRQALEACHRGWGESIIIGVAEAGKEIATRPFQLVTGRVWKGTAFGGARGRTDVPKIVDWYMNGKIEIDPMITHTLKLEDINKGFDLMHEGKSIRSVVVF
- the gfa gene encoding S-(hydroxymethyl)glutathione synthase codes for the protein MTVHIHPSVDHGVKQGSGHFAGGTLVCKCHDRPVKVGIKGDVAHNHACGCTKCWKPSGATFSVVAVVPRQNVTVLENGDKLKIVDASAVIQRYACTGCGTHMYGRIENTGHPFYGLDFIHPELFQEQGSAAPGFAAFVSSVIESGVKPEQMGEIRARLKELGLEPYDCLSPALMDAIATHVAKAKAA
- a CDS encoding (2Fe-2S)-binding protein — protein: MIKVKINGQEQSWDGDPSLPLLWYLRDELGLTGSKYGCGQALCGACTVMVDKEAARSCITAISDVAGREVTTIEGLHPTGDHPVQKAWRQVNVPQCGFCQAGQIMQAAALLNENPKPSHDQIRDAMSGNICRCGCYQRIENAVHLASTGV
- a CDS encoding molybdopterin cofactor-binding domain-containing protein, encoding MTIIANPDIASSNSRRGFERHLKVENVSRRAILQTLGLAGGFVLAAPLLSRPAFAAYETGAGKMPHGTVVDPKVFVSIAPDGIVSILAHRSEMGTGVRTSLPLIVAEEMEADWTKVRVVQAPGDEVKFGNQDTDGSRSTRHYLLPMRQIGAMARAMLEAAAAKKLGVPASEVKAVNHEVVHSASGKRLSFGELAADAASQPVPAVDTIKLKSPGDFRYLGKGQVSIVDLRDITVGKASYGADVRLPGMKYAVIARPPVTGGKVKSFDSAEALKVSGVEKVLEVKGWPWPSKFQPLGGVAVIARNTGAAIKGRDALKVEWDDGPNAAYDSVAYRAELEAAARQPGLVVRQEGDAEAALKSADKVITGEYYLPHFAHASMEPPVAVADVKGDKAEIWAPVQSPGGTREDVAKTLQIPIENVTVNVTLLGGGFGRKSKCDFALEAALLSKELGAPVKVQWTRDDDIQHDFLHTVSVERIEAGLDKSGKVVAWRHRSVAPTILSTFAAGADHAAPFELGMGLVDMPFEIANIQCENPAAKAMTRIGWFRSVSNIPRAFAVQSMVGEIAAATGRDQKEMLLELIGSPRVVKLASVKDLWNYGEPYESYPIDTGRLRRVVEFVAEKGNWGRSVPKGHGLGIAAHRSFVSYIATIVEVSVDDKGKLTVHQVDSAIDCGVFVNPERIQSQLEGAAIMGLSLAKYGEVSFKNGRVQQRNFDDHQVVRIDEAPLVTNVHIVPADAETPPSGVGEPGVPPFAPALANAIFAATGKRLRALPIGNQLAT
- a CDS encoding transposase, whose translation is MRRSLHTEHEILVLLCEAESGVPIAEICSTAGVSLRTFYRWRQRYGGLTSPALRHLKELEIENQRLRSLVTKLVEGHPPATAATKPAPAPLRQDCGSTPHGVAGVPGQTRGAVIGRYASVRYGR
- a CDS encoding acetamidase/formamidase family protein yields the protein MSKRHEIPATHESMVWGYLDSTTPPVLEVASGDTVTLHSFPAGGKETLPKDHSIVPPAYLTALDTMIQGPGPHFITGPVYVKGAQPGDTLQVDILSCKVSQDWGFVSILPLLGTLPDEFTDYETIHPKVDHERQVCIMPWGTEIALDPFFGIIATAPPPAWGRCGSPVPRSFGGNMDNKELRPGTTLYLPVFNEGALFFAGDGHGVQGDGEVCITALETGVTGTFRLTVRKDMDITWPFAENATHLMSIGLDEDLDDAAKQATREMVKHVCARTNLSRNQAYMLCSLAGNLRVTQMVDGNKGIHMLLPKAYL